Proteins from a single region of Callithrix jacchus isolate 240 chromosome 12, calJac240_pri, whole genome shotgun sequence:
- the RPS24 gene encoding small ribosomal subunit protein eS24 isoform X1, with protein sequence MNDTVTIRTRKFMTNRLLQRKQMVIDVLHPGKATVPKTEIREKLAKMYKTTPDVIFVFGFRTHFGGGKTTGFGMIYDSLDYAKKNEPKHRLARHGLYEKKKTSRKQRKERKNRMKKVRGTAKANVGAGKKPKE encoded by the exons ATG AACGACACAGTAACTATCCGCACTAGAAAGTTCATGACCAACCGACTACTTCAGAGGAAACAAATG GTCATTGATGTCCTTCACCCCGGGAAGGCAACAGTGCCTAAGACAGAAATTCGGGAAAAACTAGCTAAAATGTACAAGACCACACCGgatgtcatttttgtatttggatTCAGAACTCATTTTGGTGGTGGCAAGACAACTGGCTTTGGCATGATTTATGATTCCCTggattatgcaaagaaaaatgaacccaaacATAGACTTGCAAGA CATGGCCTGTATGAGAAGAAGAAGACCTCAAGAAAGCAACGAAAGGAACGcaagaacagaatgaagaaagtcAGGGGGACTGCAAAGGCCAATGTTGGTGCTGGCAAAAAG CCGAAGGAGTAA
- the RPS24 gene encoding small ribosomal subunit protein eS24 isoform X5, translating into MTNRLLQRKQMVIDVLHPGKATVPKTEIREKLAKMYKTTPDVIFVFGFRTHFGGGKTTGFGMIYDSLDYAKKNEPKHRLARHGLYEKKKTSRKQRKERKNRMKKVRGTAKANVGAGKKPKE; encoded by the exons ATGACCAACCGACTACTTCAGAGGAAACAAATG GTCATTGATGTCCTTCACCCCGGGAAGGCAACAGTGCCTAAGACAGAAATTCGGGAAAAACTAGCTAAAATGTACAAGACCACACCGgatgtcatttttgtatttggatTCAGAACTCATTTTGGTGGTGGCAAGACAACTGGCTTTGGCATGATTTATGATTCCCTggattatgcaaagaaaaatgaacccaaacATAGACTTGCAAGA CATGGCCTGTATGAGAAGAAGAAGACCTCAAGAAAGCAACGAAAGGAACGcaagaacagaatgaagaaagtcAGGGGGACTGCAAAGGCCAATGTTGGTGCTGGCAAAAAG CCGAAGGAGTAA
- the RPS24 gene encoding small ribosomal subunit protein eS24 isoform X7, with translation MTNRLLQRKQMVIDVLHPGKATVPKTEIREKLAKMYKTTPDVIFVFGFRTHFGGGKTTGFGMIYDSLDYAKKNEPKHRLARHGLYEKKKTSRKQRKERKNRMKKVRGTAKANVGAGKK, from the exons ATGACCAACCGACTACTTCAGAGGAAACAAATG GTCATTGATGTCCTTCACCCCGGGAAGGCAACAGTGCCTAAGACAGAAATTCGGGAAAAACTAGCTAAAATGTACAAGACCACACCGgatgtcatttttgtatttggatTCAGAACTCATTTTGGTGGTGGCAAGACAACTGGCTTTGGCATGATTTATGATTCCCTggattatgcaaagaaaaatgaacccaaacATAGACTTGCAAGA CATGGCCTGTATGAGAAGAAGAAGACCTCAAGAAAGCAACGAAAGGAACGcaagaacagaatgaagaaagtcAGGGGGACTGCAAAGGCCAATGTTGGTGCTGGCAAAAAG TGA
- the RPS24 gene encoding small ribosomal subunit protein eS24 isoform X4, with translation MNDTVTIRTRKFMTNRLLQRKQMVIDVLHPGKATVPKTEIREKLAKMYKTTPDVIFVFGFRTHFGGGKTTGFGMIYDSLDYAKKNEPKHRLARHGLYEKKKTSRKQRKERKNRMKKVRGTAKANVGAGKK, from the exons ATG AACGACACAGTAACTATCCGCACTAGAAAGTTCATGACCAACCGACTACTTCAGAGGAAACAAATG GTCATTGATGTCCTTCACCCCGGGAAGGCAACAGTGCCTAAGACAGAAATTCGGGAAAAACTAGCTAAAATGTACAAGACCACACCGgatgtcatttttgtatttggatTCAGAACTCATTTTGGTGGTGGCAAGACAACTGGCTTTGGCATGATTTATGATTCCCTggattatgcaaagaaaaatgaacccaaacATAGACTTGCAAGA CATGGCCTGTATGAGAAGAAGAAGACCTCAAGAAAGCAACGAAAGGAACGcaagaacagaatgaagaaagtcAGGGGGACTGCAAAGGCCAATGTTGGTGCTGGCAAAAAG TGA
- the RPS24 gene encoding small ribosomal subunit protein eS24 isoform X3 — protein sequence MNDTVTIRTRKFMTNRLLQRKQMVIDVLHPGKATVPKTEIREKLAKMYKTTPDVIFVFGFRTHFGGGKTTGFGMIYDSLDYAKKNEPKHRLARHGLYEKKKTSRKQRKERKNRMKKVRGTAKANVGAGKKK from the exons ATG AACGACACAGTAACTATCCGCACTAGAAAGTTCATGACCAACCGACTACTTCAGAGGAAACAAATG GTCATTGATGTCCTTCACCCCGGGAAGGCAACAGTGCCTAAGACAGAAATTCGGGAAAAACTAGCTAAAATGTACAAGACCACACCGgatgtcatttttgtatttggatTCAGAACTCATTTTGGTGGTGGCAAGACAACTGGCTTTGGCATGATTTATGATTCCCTggattatgcaaagaaaaatgaacccaaacATAGACTTGCAAGA CATGGCCTGTATGAGAAGAAGAAGACCTCAAGAAAGCAACGAAAGGAACGcaagaacagaatgaagaaagtcAGGGGGACTGCAAAGGCCAATGTTGGTGCTGGCAAAAAG AAGTGA
- the RPS24 gene encoding small ribosomal subunit protein eS24 isoform X2: MNDTVTIRTRKFMTNRLLQRKQMVIDVLHPGKATVPKTEIREKLAKMYKTTPDVIFVFGFRTHFGGGKTTGFGMIYDSLDYAKKNEPKHRLARHGLYEKKKTSRKQRKERKNRMKKVRGTAKANVGAGKKK, encoded by the exons ATG AACGACACAGTAACTATCCGCACTAGAAAGTTCATGACCAACCGACTACTTCAGAGGAAACAAATG GTCATTGATGTCCTTCACCCCGGGAAGGCAACAGTGCCTAAGACAGAAATTCGGGAAAAACTAGCTAAAATGTACAAGACCACACCGgatgtcatttttgtatttggatTCAGAACTCATTTTGGTGGTGGCAAGACAACTGGCTTTGGCATGATTTATGATTCCCTggattatgcaaagaaaaatgaacccaaacATAGACTTGCAAGA CATGGCCTGTATGAGAAGAAGAAGACCTCAAGAAAGCAACGAAAGGAACGcaagaacagaatgaagaaagtcAGGGGGACTGCAAAGGCCAATGTTGGTGCTGGCAAAAAG AAATGA
- the RPS24 gene encoding small ribosomal subunit protein eS24 isoform X6, whose translation MTNRLLQRKQMVIDVLHPGKATVPKTEIREKLAKMYKTTPDVIFVFGFRTHFGGGKTTGFGMIYDSLDYAKKNEPKHRLARHGLYEKKKTSRKQRKERKNRMKKVRGTAKANVGAGKKK comes from the exons ATGACCAACCGACTACTTCAGAGGAAACAAATG GTCATTGATGTCCTTCACCCCGGGAAGGCAACAGTGCCTAAGACAGAAATTCGGGAAAAACTAGCTAAAATGTACAAGACCACACCGgatgtcatttttgtatttggatTCAGAACTCATTTTGGTGGTGGCAAGACAACTGGCTTTGGCATGATTTATGATTCCCTggattatgcaaagaaaaatgaacccaaacATAGACTTGCAAGA CATGGCCTGTATGAGAAGAAGAAGACCTCAAGAAAGCAACGAAAGGAACGcaagaacagaatgaagaaagtcAGGGGGACTGCAAAGGCCAATGTTGGTGCTGGCAAAAAG AAATGA